A segment of the Mangrovimonas sp. YM274 genome:
TGACATCCAGACAACCATCGGTACAAGAAGGTTTTCAACCTCTTTTTGTAAGGTTTTACTAAACTTTTGGTTTGTTTTTATAAACATCCCTCTTTTAAAGTAAAACCACGGTATAAAAAAGAATAATAATTTTAATAAAACATTATAAATAATGGATGCCTTTAATTCTCCCCAACCAAAGGCATGATAAATTATCATCCACAAAATCAATACTCCTGAAATTTTATCAAAGGTATCATTTCTTAATTTACTCATCTATCTTTCTGCCTTTATTTACTACTTTAACAGCCGTTTTGCTCCTAAACACCCTTAATCAAACGCCTTTCTATAATACAACCAATATTGAAATTTTTTATCCTTCTTAAAAACATTCAGAAACTTTAAAAAACCATATCTGAGATAAAACCCCGGCACACTACTATATTTTTTAATCACTTTTAAAAACGCTTTGGCTTCTTTGATATCCCCTGAACGTAATAAATTTAAATATAGTCCAAAATATTGGTTATACACGCGCCATAACAAACCGCGTTCTAAATACTTTTTTTTATCCTCCGGAACTCGAGCCATCAATGTCTTAAGTATCTCATCGTTTTCATGAATGCGGTAAATCCACATATTCGGATTTCGACTCAGTTGTCCCATATGTCGTCTTAACTGTATTAAATGTTTTTGAATAATGCCTACGGGTAATTGATCTGTTATACGACACCAGAATTCAAAATCACCTGAATATTTTAAATCTTCCCTAAAATAACCATAACGTTCGAAAACAGTTTTTCTAATGGACACATTGGCAATATTGCCAGGCACACTTCCTGTAAGGATCGATGTTAAGTCATGAGTCAAAGTGCTCATCGTATCATTGGTGTTTATAGGCATCCTATCAATTATCTCCCCGTTTTCATCAATCACTTCAACTCTGCAAAAGGCATAGGCTATATTGGGATGTTCTTCATGAAATTTAACCGTTTCCGCCAA
Coding sequences within it:
- a CDS encoding glycosyltransferase, whose protein sequence is MQRENQISISVVLPSYSGMPLFKKALESVLNQKDVSFELLVGNDNPLDVETKAYLDSIEHSSLRVFHNPENLGLFANLNNLIRNVRGELIHLWSQDDIMNVNCLAETVKFHEEHPNIAYAFCRVEVIDENGEIIDRMPINTNDTMSTLTHDLTSILTGSVPGNIANVSIRKTVFERYGYFREDLKYSGDFEFWCRITDQLPVGIIQKHLIQLRRHMGQLSRNPNMWIYRIHENDEILKTLMARVPEDKKKYLERGLLWRVYNQYFGLYLNLLRSGDIKEAKAFLKVIKKYSSVPGFYLRYGFLKFLNVFKKDKKFQYWLYYRKAFD